CGGTGAGATATTGTGGGAGGTGAAGGAGATGAGGATAGAATTCAAGCAAGTCAAGGAGTTGATCCGTTCCGGTCAAGTGAACGGCGTTGCCCTCCTGAGCGGACTCGGGGCTTCGGGCAACCTTGCAGTCCCTGAAGCGCCTGATTTCATTGTTGGGTCAGTGGTGGAGGCGTCCTTGAGGAAGCTCAGGGAGCAGTTGCTGGAGGAGGGAGTGTTTGTGATGTTGTGACCGCTCCGGGTGGATGCGGGAAGACGACCCTGCTTAAGAAATTGTGTCATGACAAGGATATTGAAGGTATGTGTGCTTAGTGTTTTGATTGATCCAGAACTAATTAAAGTAGGAAATTCATTGATTGATCCTTGCCAATCGGTCACCTCAAAGCCTTTGGTTTGCCATTCATGTGTATAGGAGCTGGTgcttaaaaaatgttttgcttGTGCACATATTGACACGATTGAATCCCATTACCTGTTCTTTCTGTCAAGTGATACAGTTCCTTGTAGATGTGAATGTTTGCACAAAGATTTGCTTGGGTTTTATGCAGATGGATGTTTCATTGTGTAAAACAATCTTCCTGTAATGATTTGTTTTCAGTTTTGATATCATATCCAATCTGATAAATCTTTCCCGAGCTTTCATATATGCAATAACTCGCCTGTCTGGTTTTGCTGAGTGCCTCTCTTAATCAGTCGAAACCTAGACTTCACTCACCATAGGATTCGCGCTCATCATTTGTGCCATACGGTATCTACTCAGCTCTGTTTCTTATCCTACCAAATTTAGTAAATTGGAAGTGTTGCAGCAAATTTTCGTACTCTTTGCAAGGGATAGGAGTCAGACTTACTGTATTTTGCATGCGTATAGGCAAATTCAACATCATGTTCGTCCCTGTCTCAAAGAAGCCCACCCTGACAGACATTGTCCGGAAAATGATTCAACATAATGGTTTCGAGGTACCTGAGATTGTAACAGAAGATGATGCAGTTCATCACTTGCAGCAACTGCTCATAGTTATAGGCCAAAGTCCTGTGTTGGTTGTGCTGGACGACGTCTGGACTGACTCACAATCTATAATTGAGAAATTTGTCTTCAAGAATATAAATCATTACAAGATTGTGGTGACATCAAGATATGAATTTCCTCATGTTGGTCTTGTGCATCACCTGGACACACTGCCTCATGGGGAAGCCCTGGAACTTTTTCGTCAATCTGTCGCTGTTGATGGTAGAAGCTCGGTTGCACCAGATGATGAGCTCTGGGATAAGGTATACCCTCGCTTGAGTGCGTCCATGATAGGATTTCTTATGGTCATCAAAactgattatttttttctttaaagaaaaaatcaaataaaaccaACCTGCCTAAGATAGGCTTACCATGTTACATCCAAGCTCTTTACCATGCACCCAACCTATGCTGATTTTACTTTGATCTCTCTTTCATTAAAAAGAGGCCATGGTTTGTACTAATCACGACTCATATCAAAGTTTCCATAAttgtttctgttttctttttccctgtgCCAGATAGTGAATCGCTGTAAGGGATTGCCATTGGCTCTTACAGTCATTGCCAAGTCTCTTCAAGGAAAGGATCGTTCGTTCTGGGAAACAAAGCTTCTTAATTTGTCCCGTTTGGGTTTCGACAGTAACATTCTATATTGCCTCAGAAAGAGCTTGGATGACTTGGATAGTGACCCTTCGATCAAAGAGCATTTCATGGACCTCGGCTCATTTCCAGAGGATCGCAAGATCCCTGTCACTGCCCTTATAGATATGTGGGTGGAATTGTACAGTCAAGATTTCGATGGCACGCTCGCCGTTAAGGACCTCTACGAACTTGTTTACAGGAACCTAGCTGATCTTGTAATCACCAGGTATGGATCTGAAGtttgttttgttctctcattCGATCTTTTCTAGTTTTCTACTGCCCTAAGAGTGCCCTATCAGATCGTAGTTGGCGTATGAGTAGTTTTTCCTTATACGTGACAGTTAGAACGCATGTGTGAGATGGAGAAAGGCATGATTAGATCTTTGCACCAAGATTGAGAGAGTAATTTATGTGCAACAAATTTCCTGTTTCCCCAAAAATAGACAAATTAGATGTTTTGGATCCACACCACAATTACTGCACTTGATCTTCAGCTATAGTGTGTTCCGCATTTTGAAGGTCAAATGGATTATACAAAGGGCTGTAAAGAACTTTTTTATCTCCTGACTTGATTTCTTAAACATGGGACGGAGCAGATGTCTTTCTTTACCAGTAAATTGGCATCATCGAATGCCTTGCATTTAACTTTAGCACAAGAAACTCCACTGCAAATGCTCTTATCCGAGCTATTGCATACATACAGGTGAGATTCAAGTGAGGATGAGGACAATTGTTACAGCAGCCACTATGCTACGCAGCACGATCTGCTCAGAGAGTTGGGTATCATGGAGTGCAACCAGGGGGAAGAAGAGAGCAGAAAGAGACTCATTCTGGACTTAACCAGAAATAATTTTCCTGATTGGTGGAGTAAGCAAAGGCAACCGGCTTTTGGTGCTTGTTTAGTGTCCATCTCCACAGGTTagacccctctctctctctctcaatgagctttagggaaaaattcagttgcgctctctctctctctctctctcaacgaCCTTTAGGGAAAGATTCAGTTTGTTGGTAGTTAAATTATCTCTAACCTTCTATGTTCATGATGCAGATGGAACATTCTCAACACCTTGGCCAGATCTTCAATTACCTGAAGCTGAGGCTCTTGTCTTGAACTTCGAGACCGGCCAAAAAACTTATGCTTTGCCGGAATTCATTGAGAAAGTAGATAAGCTCAAAGCCCTAATAGTAACAAACTATAGTTTTTTCCAGCTGAGCTATGCAATTTCCATGTCGTTGGATCTAGTTTAAGGAGGATCAGGCTTGAACGCATTGCGGTTTCTTTCCAAAGCATGGGAAAGCTACACTTGCACAATCTACAGAAGATATCCTTTTTCATGTGTGACATTGGGCAGGCTTTGATGTCGAATGATGCCAAAATCTCCAATGCAATGCCAAATTTAGTGGAGCTCAACATTGACTATTGCAACGATCTCGTGACGTTACCGGATGACATTTGTGAGATAAAGCCTCTGAAGAAGCTTAGCATCACAAACTGCCATAATTTCTTTGCACTCCTTGAACAGCTTGGGCAATTGACCTCCCTCGAAGTGGTTAGGCTTAATTCGTGCACAAATTTGTTGCAATTACCAAGCTCGATTGGAACCCTCCAAAAATTGACATTGCTCAATATATTTGATTGCCTGAGCCTAAGCACTTTGCCCAATCAAATTGTTCAACTGGTTAATCTCAATAGGATAAACATGAGAGGATGTTTGAGGTTGTCTATGCTACCACGGTCAATCGTGAGGTTGAGGAACTTGAAGAAGGTGATTTGTGACAAATAAAGTGAAGTCTTGTGGGAGCCTCTCAAGGACAATCTCAATAGCTTGAATATATTAGCGTTAGAAGAAGAGGCTAACTTAGATTGGCTGCATGATTAAGAAGAGGGGGATCAATCGATGATCCATGAGCTTTTTCTACATGTTAAAATGTTGTCTTTgagctattattattattattattattgttattattattttgctatTTGTTCTATTTATTTCTGTACTTggtgtttatttttttgggaaaaataacacgaatgatttatgaattttaactCGATATGCAATATAGTTCttgaatttataatttgttcaatgtgatccctaGATTTTAAGTCAATACTCAATGTCATCTTATTTAATGTGACCCTATGCTTTTAGTACATGgtcaatttaatccctaaactataaaaaaaatgttcaatgttatcaatgtcatattatttaatgtgatttctaaatttttagtatatgatcaagttaatctctagattatataaaaatattcaatgttatctttaaattttaataacattgaatatttttataaaacattaaacttattaattttcctttttttcttttctttttttatgtttttttcccctcttcccTAATCCTTCTTCCTTCGTCGGTCGAGTGCCTCGACGACAGTCAGCGGCTCATTGACTAGCCATGATGCGAGCCAACGAGCTCAAGGCTCGATCGAGGTCagacctcgccagatccaagCGAGCTTGGCCTCGGTCGAGGTCGATGAGCTCGCTGCTCACTAAATCTAGCTAAGCTTGTGGCTTGCCCAATTTTGACAAGGGAGCTTGGGCTTGGCAAATCTAAGAGAGCTTAGGCTCAGCCAAGGCTGGCAAGCACGAGCTTAAGGCTCGCCCAATCTTGGCAAGCTTGGAGTTGGGCAGATTTAAGCAAGCTTGAGCTTGGTTGGGGTTGGTGAGCTCATGGCTTGCCAAATCCTGGTGAGCTCATTGTTCACCTATTCTCGACAAGCTCACAACTTGCCCAAACCTAGCCCGAGCTCGGCGAGCTCATGACTTACTAGATCTAGGTGAGCATGGGCTCCATTGAGGTGGCG
Above is a window of Eucalyptus grandis isolate ANBG69807.140 chromosome 9, ASM1654582v1, whole genome shotgun sequence DNA encoding:
- the LOC120286318 gene encoding probable disease resistance protein At5g66890; the protein is MECNQGEEESRKRLILDLTRNNFPDWWSKQRQPAFGACLVSISTDGTFSTPWPDLQLPEAEALVLNFETGQKTYALPEFIEKVDKLKALIVTNYSFFQLSYAISMSLDLV